A stretch of Schaalia odontolytica DNA encodes these proteins:
- a CDS encoding alpha/beta hydrolase yields the protein MTTRLVRKTNRFRITAIIALCLLALVGVTSFALNRSGNGQKDPTAIAYEEDEDPLPEGVASLMDTAQSLHGTIDTITYEQSYEGTTYTKQAYVYVPASYASDTPANVLYLTHGWWGNAAGLADGVAPVVDELETAGKAAPTLVVFATYYPDRSFATDDYEEDYTLNRFFATSEIDTLIDAVESRYTTFARGDTSDESLRASRRHRAFGGFSMGATTTWDVFALRPQYFYGYMPMAGESWIGREEDADSPRIAELVTAGVERAHYGPRDFLILASVGSEDPALWDMTPQIDELREDYPDLMTEDSLQLWIDDGETHSMASIANQVEHNLPLLFPGK from the coding sequence GTGACAACACGACTCGTACGGAAAACCAATAGGTTCCGCATCACCGCCATCATCGCACTGTGCCTGCTCGCCCTCGTGGGGGTCACGTCGTTCGCGCTCAATCGTTCGGGCAACGGACAGAAAGACCCCACGGCCATTGCCTACGAAGAGGACGAGGACCCCCTGCCCGAGGGCGTCGCCTCACTCATGGACACGGCCCAGTCTCTGCACGGCACGATCGACACGATCACCTACGAGCAGAGCTACGAGGGAACGACTTACACCAAGCAGGCCTACGTGTACGTTCCCGCGTCCTACGCCTCGGACACACCCGCGAACGTCCTCTATCTGACGCACGGCTGGTGGGGGAACGCCGCCGGCCTCGCCGATGGCGTCGCGCCGGTCGTCGACGAGCTGGAGACCGCCGGCAAGGCTGCACCGACGCTGGTCGTTTTCGCGACCTACTATCCGGATCGCTCGTTCGCGACGGATGACTACGAGGAGGACTACACCCTCAATCGCTTCTTCGCGACGAGCGAGATCGATACTCTGATCGACGCCGTTGAGTCTCGCTACACCACGTTCGCTCGCGGGGACACCTCGGACGAGTCACTGCGCGCTTCGCGCAGGCACCGCGCATTCGGTGGTTTCTCGATGGGCGCGACGACCACGTGGGATGTTTTTGCCTTGCGTCCGCAGTACTTCTACGGCTACATGCCGATGGCCGGCGAGTCGTGGATCGGACGCGAGGAGGACGCGGATTCCCCGCGCATCGCCGAGCTGGTGACCGCCGGCGTCGAGCGCGCCCACTATGGGCCACGCGACTTCCTCATTCTCGCGTCGGTCGGCTCGGAGGACCCGGCCCTGTGGGACATGACCCCGCAGATTGATGAGCTCCGCGAGGACTATCCAGACCTCATGACCGAGGACAGCCTGCAGCTGTGGATCGACGACGGCGAAACCCACTCAATGGCCTCGATCGCCAACCAGGTCGAGCACAACCTGCCGTTGCTCTTCCCGGGCAAGTAG